The following are encoded together in the Lewinella sp. 4G2 genome:
- a CDS encoding SDR family oxidoreductase: protein MTEVALVTGASSGVGEALAPLLAARGYRVYGMSRRPVDLKGVTSLPADVTDALSLVQATDRIIAETGRLDIVLHCAGIGGAGPVEQMPTERARKIMDTNFWGSWNLCQATLLHLRKSPRGRLVLVGSIAGFMGIPFRGAYCASKAALKTMTDSLRLEVQGTDLQVTMVAPGDIATNSIATQYRQPAEDLDPIYQARYRKADDGMASNVDAGMSATHVAEEIYRIMNRDSLKPYYVVGQFVQKASTVASRWLPGRLWEKVLAKYYE from the coding sequence ATGACCGAAGTCGCCCTCGTCACCGGTGCCAGCTCTGGAGTTGGTGAAGCGCTCGCCCCTCTCCTGGCCGCGCGCGGCTACCGCGTCTACGGTATGAGCCGCCGCCCCGTCGATCTCAAGGGCGTCACCAGCTTGCCCGCCGACGTGACGGATGCGCTGTCGCTGGTGCAAGCAACGGATCGGATAATAGCCGAAACGGGAAGGTTGGATATCGTCCTCCACTGCGCCGGGATCGGCGGGGCGGGGCCGGTGGAACAAATGCCTACGGAACGGGCCCGCAAGATCATGGACACTAACTTCTGGGGAAGCTGGAACCTCTGCCAGGCCACGCTGCTCCACCTCCGGAAGAGCCCGCGCGGGAGGCTGGTCCTCGTCGGCAGCATCGCCGGGTTCATGGGCATCCCCTTCCGCGGGGCCTACTGCGCCAGCAAGGCCGCCCTGAAAACGATGACGGATTCCCTCCGCCTCGAAGTGCAGGGTACCGACCTCCAGGTCACCATGGTCGCTCCTGGAGATATCGCTACAAACTCCATCGCCACCCAGTACCGCCAGCCCGCCGAAGACCTCGACCCCATCTACCAGGCTCGCTACCGCAAAGCGGATGACGGCATGGCCAGCAACGTGGACGCCGGGATGTCCGCCACCCACGTCGCCGAGGAGATCTACCGCATCATGAACCGGGATAGCCTCAAGCCATATTACGTGGTGGGTCAGTTCGTCCAGAAAGCGAGTACCGTCGCCAGCCGGTGGTTGCCGGGGCGTTTGTGGGAGAAGGTGTTGGCGAAGTATTATGAATAG